The sequence CGTGGCTGGCCGGGAAAACTTCCCCGCCGATGGCCACGACCTTCGCCTGCAGCTTGTCGTTGCTCTTGGCAAATTCCTTGATCAGGCGACCGGCAGCGCCGGGCTCCTCGAGCGAGAACGCGTACAGCAGCGGACCAACCAGCTTGTCCTGTGCACATGCGAACTCGGTGCCTTCAACGGCGCGCGAAGCCAGGGTGTTCTTGACAACCTTCAAGAAAACACCGGTTTCGCGGGCCTGCTTGCGCATCGCGGTCATCTGGGCGACCGTGGTGCCAGCGTATTCGGCTGCGATCAAGGAGTGGGCCTTGGCGGCGACGTCTGCCAGCTCGGCGACTACTTCTTGCTTCTGGGACAGATTGAGAGCCATTGCACTCCTCCAATTGAACTCCGCTTACGGCTCCTGCCGTGTGCGGTCCTGGGCGGCATCCGTCCTGGACGCCGGGAACATCACGTGATGTTCCGGTGGTGGCCGTTCTAGACCTGGAGTGGGCCAACCCGGGAAGATCCCAGACGTGCGTGAACCAGAAAAACTCCAGAAGGGCGACACCATCTACGCAGGGTGGATCCGGGGACCCGATTAAGCCATCTGCGTTACGGTCGGCGGCGACTCCATGCCAGATCGAGCTTCCGTGCCCGTCGCCGACTGTTGCAGACCGCGCCTGCGGTCTTTGACGGCTACCGCGGCGGAACCGCCACGGCGCCTTCAAATGTCACGGACGGGGCATCAGGGACGCGCCGTCCGTTTGAAACGATTACTTCAGCGACAGCGAGGACTGGTCGACGGTCACGCCCGGGCCCATCGTCGAGCTGACCGAAACCTTCTGCAGGTAGGTGCCCTTCGAGGTGGCCGGCTTGGCCTTGATCAGGTCCAGCAGCAGCGCCTGCAGGTTCGACTTCAGCGCTTCGTCATCGAAGCTGGCCTTGCCGATGGTGCAGTGGATGATGCCGGCCTTGTCGGTGCGGTAACGGACCTGGCCCGACTTGGCGTTCTTCACGGCTTCGCCCGGGTTCGGGGAAACGGTGCCGACCTTCGGGTTCGGCATCAGGCCGCGCGGGCCCAGCACGGTGCCCAGCTTGCCGACGACGCGCATGGCGTCCGGGGTGGCGATGACCACGTCGTAGTTCAGGTCGCCGGCCATCATCTTCTCGGCCAGGTCGTCCATGCCGACGGCCTCGGCGCCAGCGGCCAGGGCTTCGTCAGCCTTGGCACCGGCCGGGGCGAACACGGCAACGCGCACGCTCTTGCCGGTACCGGCCGGCAGCACGGTCGAACCACGGACCTGCTGGTCGGACTTCTTGGCGTCCACGCCCAGGCGCACGGCGACGTCGATCGACTCGACGAACTTGGCCTTGGTGGCGGTCTTCAGGATCTTGATCGCGTCCTCGAAGGCATATGCCTTGCCCGGGACGACGGCGGCCTTGATGGCCTTCTCACGCTTGCTCTGTGCCATCCGATTAACCCTCCACCACCAAGCCCATGGAACGGGCAGAGCCCGCGATCGTACGCACAGCGGCGTCGAGGTCAGCCGCGGTCAGATCGGGCTCCTTCGCCTTGGCGATTTCTTCCAGCTGCTTGCGGGTCACCTTGCCGACCTTGTCGGTGTTGGGCTTCTTCGAGCCCGAGGTGATACCAGCAGCCTTCTTCAGCAGGGTGGTGGCCGGGGTGCTCTTGGTGATGAAGGTGAAGGTACGGTCCGAATAGGCCGTAATGATCACCGGCACCGGCAGGCCCGGCTCCAGCTTCTGCGTGGCGGCGTTGAAGGCCTTGCAGAATTCCATGATGTTCAGGCCGCGCTGGCCCAGGGCCGGACCGACCGGCGGCGACGGGTTGGCCTGACCGGCCTTCACCTGCAGCTTGATGTAACCGACAACTTTCTTTGCCATTTGAGTGCTCTCCGGGTGCTAGCGCCTTGCGACAACAGGCTCCCCATCGGACCGGGAATCACGCGTCCCGGCATCGCGTTTTTTGAATCACGCAGAAGGCCACCTTGCGGCGGCCATCTGTCTTCGGACTCCAAAGGAGCCGCGCAGTATATCAGGATTTTGTGAAGCCGCCTGAACGGGGCGACTGGACTCAGGCCTTTTCGACCTGGCCGAATTCCAGCTCCACCGGGGTGGAACGACCGAAGATCAACACCGCCACGCGCACGCGGCTCTTCTCGTAGTTGACTTCCTCGACCACACCGTTGAAATCGTTGAACGGACCGTCGATGACGCGGACCATCTGGCCCGGCTCGAACAGCACCTTCGGACGGGGCTTTTCCACACCTTCCT is a genomic window of Stenotrophomonas sp. Marseille-Q4652 containing:
- the rplJ gene encoding 50S ribosomal protein L10, with the protein product MALNLSQKQEVVAELADVAAKAHSLIAAEYAGTTVAQMTAMRKQARETGVFLKVVKNTLASRAVEGTEFACAQDKLVGPLLYAFSLEEPGAAGRLIKEFAKSNDKLQAKVVAIGGEVFPASHVEVLASLPTRDQALAMLARVLAEPVTMFARAIKAVGEKQGGGEEAAAAEPAAETA
- the rplA gene encoding 50S ribosomal protein L1, which encodes MAQSKREKAIKAAVVPGKAYAFEDAIKILKTATKAKFVESIDVAVRLGVDAKKSDQQVRGSTVLPAGTGKSVRVAVFAPAGAKADEALAAGAEAVGMDDLAEKMMAGDLNYDVVIATPDAMRVVGKLGTVLGPRGLMPNPKVGTVSPNPGEAVKNAKSGQVRYRTDKAGIIHCTIGKASFDDEALKSNLQALLLDLIKAKPATSKGTYLQKVSVSSTMGPGVTVDQSSLSLK
- the rplK gene encoding 50S ribosomal protein L11, whose product is MAKKVVGYIKLQVKAGQANPSPPVGPALGQRGLNIMEFCKAFNAATQKLEPGLPVPVIITAYSDRTFTFITKSTPATTLLKKAAGITSGSKKPNTDKVGKVTRKQLEEIAKAKEPDLTAADLDAAVRTIAGSARSMGLVVEG